DNA sequence from the Sphaeramia orbicularis chromosome 13, fSphaOr1.1, whole genome shotgun sequence genome:
CATAAGCGTCAAAAGTTGTAATACCTGAACTTTATCGCATTTTACAGGATGAGAGAACAgggagaaagaggggaaagggtaatgtgtgtgtgtgtgtgtgtgtgtgtgtgtgtgtgctgcaaaAGAGTTTACATTTGGTCTTTACCCTACACTTTAACTGCCAGGTGAAATTGACCTCAACAGTATCAACGTAATATGTACATGCAAGGTTGCAAATATGTGAGGTGAACcacttttattttatatattaattaCACTAAATAAGGCAAGCAGAAGAAGTTTCATTctgaaaaaatatttgaaacttttTTTCCTCGATCTTTAAACTTAAAAACAGGTAAGTTTGACCTGGAACATAACAGGAGTGTTAAAATGCCCCAAACTACTGCACAATCACACCAATGACAGCTTAACACCAGTCAAAAATGACTCTGAATACTGGATCGCTCACAAAAACCTCTCATGTGGTCTGTGACGTGTCTAAACATTACCAGCTGCATAAACATTAAACTTTCCACAAGAAATGTTTGACCTATTGCACATTTAAGGGTAAGAAGTAAAGAGTAACCTGGTTTTAGCACATCCACTCGTACTTCCAGAGTCTTTTCTTTGCCTGTGTAGTCAGTATAGTTCTGGTTTTGTGTTGCTACACACAAGTGTCCTGCTTTGCGAATGGCCAGAAAACCTTTACCAAGAGTAGCAGCAACAGATGCCCCTGAAAAACAGATAAGCATTAATGTCAGAAAGGACTCTTTTCTTGTGAGCTCTAGAGCTAATATGACTGATAATGCTTTCATATATTATCCTACAGTATATGGGTTGTGATGTGTTTAGAGCAGTTGTATGGCAGCATGGCAGGAATATCTATATTTAGTATGCTGGGTTAGATTTCCTGACCAATAAGCATGAGAACCCTCTCTTTAACTAAAAGTAGCATGTGACTGCATGTAATGTGTTTTATTCTTGCTCTATTTCAATTGTTTTACCGAGAATGAATCCCATTGCATCAATCCCAGCAACAAGGTCAATGCTGTCATTTTGGAATGGGTTGAGAAGGTCTTTGACACAGTCTGCAAGAGCCTGAATTAAGtgcaaagacagaaacaaaagagTGCACATGAACTGCATGCACATCCTGCATGTTTATGCAACTACAAGTATTAGACTATATTCGGTCAAAAAATAGACAACAGAAGCAGCAATTTACCACCTAGGAGAGTGTGGTGTCATGTATTGTTCCCATCATACCTGGGAGTTGCAGTAGAGTCTAGATGGGTCCAACCAGGCAAATGTTGGTCCTTTTGTGTTGGGTGCCATTAGGGAAAGATACCATCCTTTATGCCCATCTGCGGGAACAGCCAACACGTCCATCTGAAAAACACTTGTCTGTGCTGTTAGAGGGGGAAGTGAAGTGAATGAACTGGTCTGCAAATGACCAAGTGCCAAGATCAGGTTCCAGTGGGGTTGAATCATGAGTGGGAGGGGGGCTTCTGACACATTACCCTTTTAAGTTACTTGTTCTCCACTCCAGCAATCATTTCAGGACTTTTAATTTGAAATCCATCGTAGAAATGCCCCAAACAGCCAgtattgtaaagaaaaaaatattaccaACCTTTGAACTGTATTCCACTTGAATGTAAGTTATTTTGCTCAAGTACAAATTTGAGGGAACTTGTACCATTGATATTAGTGCAattttatacttctactccaatACTTCTCAGAAGAAAATCTGTTGAAATGATTGCTTATGAGTTCAGAAAATTCTCCTGGTTCTTAAGATAAAGATAATAAACACTTTAAAGCCCTCTAGGATTAGCTGAGAAATgctttgtgataaagctgaaaaCAAGACTGTTTTTATGAGCTCATGAGAAGTTGATTTTTTGAGAGGTGTGTGATTTTCACAGGATGGTGATGCAATAAGCACAACATGACGCACTCGTGTAGATTAAACTACACAACAGTATATACAGTAAAGTACTTGAAATCAGCTCAACCTCAAACATCTATAGCAGCAAAAGGCAAGTTTTAGATTAATGCAAGAATAAACTATATCTGAAAGGATCATATTTAATACTAAAACACTGTCAGGGAACATTTTATTGCACATACTTTAAGCATTTTTGGTTGATCGCACATAAATGTACGTATATATAATATTTTGAATATATAAATGTCCTTATATTAATAGTGTTTCCTGAAATTATTCTGCAAAGTATGTCAGGATACCATGGTGTTTTCTTCATTAATAATTTTCCTGTGTGCAAGGTAGCaattattttcattaatttaaGAATAATTAGCAAAAAAGCTGGCTGTGTTTTGTCAGGAATAAACGTCATCAGGGAGACATATCATATGTTTATTGTTCTTACACTGTCTTTGCTGTGATAATTCACTTTGTCGCTGTCATAGCCAAGATGAAACTACAGGTCAGGATGACAGTTTGTGAGtttaatcacaaaaataataataacgaaTAGTGATAAGGTGTGGAGAGTCAGGAGTGTTGGTGTGGTGAGTTGATGAGTGAAATGTGTTAGTATTGTGATAAAGTGACAAAAATCAGGAGATGTCGATCCTAGGAGAGAGAGGGAAACAGAATGGCAGGAGCTGGACCATATCAACCCAACAACCCCCTAGTTATAGACTCCTGCAGGAGAGAAAAACAGCTGAGAGCAGAACAGGGAAAGGCCGTAACCCTTCTAATTGTAGACTAAATGTAAAGTTGTAATGCATCAACAGTGAAACATATCAAACAGTTGGATGATATGAAAGACAAGTATCAGCACTCTCAACTAATGAAAAATGTAGACTAAACTTTGACTTAAGCTTTGATTTTCCTAAGACTGTGCGCTGCAGTTATTTGATAGTGGACACCTATAGACTAAGTAAACTATGACCAAAGACTGAGCAAAACAAAATATTGCTTCTCTCTGCATGACCAAGGCTGTCAATGAGCATCCATCTTCATTCTTTCGTTCTTTCGCCTCCTAGTGTTTAGAATCAGTGCAGGATCAGTGTCTAAACAAGCTCGTACTGTTATCGTGTTCACTGCAGGACCAACAAAATCCACCATGTTCAGAAGGAATTTACTGTATTCACAGTATGTTTCTCAGCTCTCAGTCTGGGAATTCAGTTTACAGTTATTAACTAAACTAATATATGAAATTTCATCCCAGTTTCATGCAACAGAATTCAAGCTGAGTTCAAGAGTGAGCCTTTACTTTCTGCCAATAATAACTGTACTTTCCCACACCTCTGTCTTGTGTGCATCTCACACCCAATGAACTTACATATTTGACTAAAATTGTTATATTCTTGTGCATTTATGTGAGTTGTAAGTTAATATAttttaaataattaggttaatgaTTGTAAATATTTTATGGGGTCGACTCACCTAGTCATTAAAACCCAATTTCATCAATCTCTTAAGATGTCTGTTATGCAGGAACGTCATTTTTAATGTTTACAGACAATATATCTGTCCGTAAATCTTCTATATATACAATGCATCTTGTCAGAACTGTTCACATCAATATGTTAGTGATGGGGACACTTCTGGAGAGAGTAATACTTGCTGATTTTTtgcttaaatgtcatttttatttgtcaTGTTGTAGTGAACTCAGGGTTGCACCAGTCCATAAGTCATTGGACCAGATGTTGTGTCCTCAGTGGCTCCCTGGGGGCGCTGTTCTGCAGCTTATCTGAGGATAGATATTAGGaaaaatgtaagactttttttttttttaatcaagtgtCTGATCTCAGTATTAGGTTACTCCATAT
Encoded proteins:
- the LOC115431997 gene encoding uncharacterized protein LOC115431997, with protein sequence MIQPHWNLILALGHLQTSSFTSLPPLTAQTSVFQMDVLAVPADGHKGWYLSLMAPNTKGPTFAWLDPSRLYCNSQALADCVKDLLNPFQNDSIDLVAGIDAMGFILGASVAATLGKGFLAIRKAGHLCVATQNQNYTDYTGKEKTLEVRVDVLKPGVRVLIVDQWIETGGTMKAAVQLVERLGATVVGVAAVAIENTEGGKWIKDNYKFSHCIPEDLQSQIDQKYLESFKSFNT